The DNA sequence TTTGCTTTCCGTTGACTTCCGTCTTTTTCCTTGACTAGGGATAAGAGATTTTGTTGGAAATGGACGTAATATGGCTACTATTTTAATCATCGAAGATAATAACGATATTCATGAATTGTTAAAAGATTTGTTTGAAACTGAACACAGAGTTTTCTCAGCTTATTCTGGAACGGAAGGACTGCTTGTTTTTGCGCAGGAAAAGATTGATTTGGTGCTGCTGGACATTATGCTGCCAGGGAAAAACGGTGATCAGGTCTTGGCAGAAATTCGCAAAAGCAGTCAGATTCCAGTGGTCATGCTGACAGCTTTGGGTGAGAAACCGCTGGTTAGTCAATATCTGCTAGATGGTGCCAATGACTATATTGTCAAACCATTCGATCTGGACGAGCTTTTTGCACGTGTGACCGTGCAGCTTCGCAACCACCTTTCACAAGAGCAATCGACGGAAATTCAAAGAATAAAAAATATCCGTCTTTCACCAGATACATTTGAAGTGGTCAATGGCGAGAAACGGGTTCGTTTGGGGAAGAAGGAGTATCAGATATTTCAAACCTTGCTTTGTCACCCTAAGAAGATTTACACAAAGGAAGAACTGTTTGAGTTGATTTGGGAAGAGGCATATTTGCCAGGAGACAACACGCTCAACACTCATCTCAGCAATCTTCGCAAGAAATTGGCACAAGTAGATGATTCGGAAGAATATATCGAAACGATTTGGGGACTGGGTGTACGACTTAAGGAGGACTGAGAATGCTTGAATTTATACTAATTATGTTCATCGGTCTGCTTGGGTTCTTGCTCGTGCGTTATCATGTTGCGGTCCGTAATTTTTCACAGCAGATTCGTGAGAAACGAGAAACTGGTAGTCAAATTCGTTTGGCACCTCAAAACCACACCCAAACGATTGTTGAGTTGGCAAATGAAGTTGAAAAGCTCTTTCAAGAAATAGAGCAGACAAGTTTTATCGCTCGTCAGGAAAAGAAAACCTTGGATATGGCGATTAGCAATATTGCTCATGATATTCGCACACCCTTGACCATTGCTAGTGGCTGTACCCAACAGCTTATAAAGGGAAAAGAAGAAAATGAACAGCTGTTGAAAATTGCGACCAATCTGTCCGTTGTTTCCAATCGTTTGGAAGCGCTCATGGAATATCGTCGTCTTATGGAAGGGGCTGTTCGACCGCAGTTTCGACAAATAGATATTTCCAAACTGGTTGCAAAGCAAATGCTTTCTTTTTATGATGCCTTTCAAAAGCAAGGAATTGAATTGCAAGTAAATTTGCAGGAGGGGTTAGTAATAAAGACAGATCCAGAAATTTTGGAGCGGATTGTCCAAAATATGCTGAGTAATGTCCTCAAGCATGGAAAGGAAACTGCCCAGCTGTCTTTAATCCGAAAAGATGCGGCTATTCATTTAAGTGTAAAAAACATTGTCCGTCAGCCCATTCAACATTTGGAAAAATTGACCAATCGTTTTTATTCTGAAAACCTCTCTAACACGGAAGAATCTTCTGGTTTGGGACTTTATATCACTCAACAACTGGTAGATATTCTTGGCGGTGATTTAACCATGAAAGCTAAAGGAGAATGGTTTGAATTGCTTATCCGTTTGTGAATATTTTATACAGAAAAACAACTAATCATTTGACTAGCTGTTTTCTTTTGTTATAAATCTTTTCTTTTAAACACTTGCAAACCACTAAATGTAAAAAGAAGTGTGATGAGAAGAGCAATTATTATGGTTTTGAATACCATATCCTGTTTAGAAACCATGTCAAAATAGAATTGCATGTTCAAGTATTTCAACCAGTCAATATCTGGGTAAAAGGCAGTTGGTAGACTTAGCAGGGAAACACCGACAAAATAGGTGAAAATAGCAGCTATAATAGAATTTGTAGCATACAGTACGAAAGAAACAAGGCTAACCCAAGCTAGGGTACAAATAAATTGAACCCCTATCGTAATGAGAAAATTAGAAAGGAAATGTTTGGGTGCGGTTCCCATGCCATTGATGAGTGTAGCAGGAATAAATGAGGAATAGGTTAGAATCAATTGAAGTACGATGAGACTTGCCAGAACAAATAACTTAGACAAATAGAATTCTGTTCGTGAGATACCGCTAGTAATAGAATTTTTATATAATTTTTGAGTAAGATCAATTCCAATTAATAAAACAACAAGGATGATAATAAAAATAATAGTATTACTAAAATTACCAGAAGTTTTAGTGATAGCTTCAAAACCAGTCCAACTACTCTTCTTCTCCAATGCGTTTAAAGCTTTTGTGTCTGTATGTACCCCTACATTCCCCATAACACCATAGAGCACACCGGATAATAGTGTGATGATAAAGAAGAACTCCGTAATCCAAAAACCCTTTGAGCGAAAGAAACGATAAAAGTCTGCTTGAATTGTGTGGAACATGATAAACCTCCCTATTCTACCAAATCTGTAAAGTATTTTTCTAAATCTTGGCGAGCATAGTAAATTTCGTTAATGGTAACATTCTCTGCCCCTAGCGTTTGAACAATCTTGTTGATTTCGTGCGAGTGAGTGAAAATATGCAGCTCGTCTGTTGCATTTACAACTTTGAGGCGGTAGCCTAGTTGATCGTGAAGAATTTTGCTTGCTTCAGCAAGATTATTTGTTTTCAAAACGATATAATCTTCATTATCTTCTTCAAATTCTACTTTCGTAATTTCTTTGATGAGATGACCATTTTCAATGATGCCGAATTTTGTAGCGACCAAGTATAGTTCACTTAAAATATGACTGGAAATGATGAAGGTCATATTCAATTCTTCATTGAGGCGTTGCACCAACTGGCGGAATTCTTTGATTCCGACAGGGTCAAGCCCGTTAATCGGTTCATCCAAAATCATTAAATCAGGTTTTGACAGAAGAGCAATGGCAATGCCCAAACGCTGTTTCATGCCAAGAGAAAAATCTCGGAATTTTTTCTTGCCAGTATTGGTCAAGCCCACGTAAGAGAGAGTTTCTTGGATAACCTTATCCGTATTTGGGATATGCCGTATCTTGCAACAATAGTTTAAGTTTTCATAGGCCGTCAAGTGATTGTAAGCAGCGGGTGCTTCAATGACAGAACCAACTCGCTTGAGAGCGTGCGTCCATTCGGAGTTATTAGAAGAGCCAAAGAGAGCGACCGTACCGCTATTGGGCTGAATCAGCTGGGTAATCACTTTGATAAGCGTTGTCTTACCAGCTCCATTTTTCCCAATTAGCCCGTAAATTTCTCCTTGCTTCACGGTGAGACTGACATCATTCAAAGCGAGTTGTTGTCCAAATCTCTTGCTGATGTGTTTCACATTTACAACAGTTTCCATAACATGACCTCCATTTTTTCTATCGTAGAGTTTCTCCTCTCTTCAAGAATTAGTATACAAAATGCTTGTCAAATAAGTCTCAAGCAATTCTCAAATATTTCTAAAATTTAAAAAATCTGAGAAAACCTCAGATTTCACAATTTTGTAGGATAAATCTTTCAATCATAGCGGCCATTTCTTGAGGATGGTCTGTGTTAAGTGTATGATTTCCACCTGAAAGTGTCACAAAATCTGCTTGTGGTAAAGCTGTAGCTAATTTTTTAGAGGAAGGCAGGTTAGGCCAATCTTTGCTGCCACAGATGATGAGGCTGGGAAGTTGTATTGCACTTAGTTGACTTGATAAATCTAAATTTTTCAAGTCTTTTAACAGGCCAACAAAAGATTTTTTATGAAGCCCCTCTTTTTTGAATAGGGAGTCTGGTAGGCAAGAGAAGATAAGCAGCTGGAGTTTATAGAGTAGATTGGAGCTTAGTTTATATTGAGTTCCTGATAAAACGAGTGCTTGGAGCTGAGGAAATTGTTGGCCCACCTTTAAGGCAAGAGTTCCACCGAGAGACAATCCAACTAGAACAAATGGTTCGTTGATGGCTTGAAGTTCCTGACAAAGGTGTTGTTCTAGCTGAGAGACTGTAATGATGTTGTTATTTGTGTAAAAGAGGTCTAAAGCCTCGGTGTCATATTGTGGCAGAAGTTCACGGACTTTATCCCAAGAGTGTTTATCCTGTCCAAGACCGTGTAAAAAAATGATTTTCATGAGTGATTCCTTTTTATTTTCAACAAAAGAGATGGGAACGATTGTAAGAGTAAACCTATTAAAATCTATCATAAATTGGATTACCTGATATCATTATAGCATAAAGAAGGTGTTTGTGTTGCGATAGAATTAGACGATGACCTACTTTAAATGGATAAAAAGATCTTCTAAAAAATAAAATTGATCGCAGTGTTTTTGTATCAAATTCTTACTTTGGGATAAAAAGGGTTAAATTGATGATGAGGAAAGTCAAGAAACAGACAAGGCTTGCACTTTTTGGTGTTTTAAAATGTCGGTAATAGCTTCGCTTGACAGTCTCATCAAATCCGTGGGCGTACATAGCTTCCACATAGGAATCTCGCCAGTTGAAAGCGATAAAAATTGCTTTGATATAAAAGATTGGTGACCAGAAATGCAAGGTTTTATCTCGCAAGAGACTAGCTTCGCGAACAGCTTGGATTTCTTTTTGAATAACTGGAATAGCGTTTAAGACAACGAGCAGCCCGTAGGTAAAATGACTCGGAAGTCCTTTTTGATGCCAGTAGCGCAAGAGTTGATTGAGATTGACGCCGTATAAAAAGGTCATTCCCAGAGCCGCTAAAGCAAAAGAACGTGTAAAAAGAACAATCGCTTGACTTTTGTCACCGTGAAGCTGAATAGCCCAGAAATTTGCTAACGCCGGAAGTAATGGCAGAAGGAACACCCAGAGAATGCCCCACCATTTCCTAATATAAATAAGGTAGGTAAGTGTTCCTGCGACAATAGTGCAGTTGAGCCATGTTAATCGGACAAAGGAAATTTCTAGCGTCAATACAATGAGAAGGAGCAAGAGTGCTAGGACATTTGTTTCTTCTTTTTTCATAGCGCTCTCCTTTCTGTCAGCCCGTGAGACGTCAGCTCTACCAAATGATCACTAATGCCGTCTAATGGCTCTAAGCGATGAGAAATGATAATAAAGCTCTGTTGTGCAGCTTTTTCCTTAATCCAATTAGCAAAAAAATCACAGGCTTTTTTATCTAAACCAGTAAAAGGCTCGTCCATGAGTATGACAGGGTTTTCCAAGGTCAGGATAGCCAATAATTGAATGATTTTTTTCTGTCCGCCGCTCAAGTGGAAAAGACCAGAATCCATTTTGTCCTCTAAGCCAAATAAATCCAGGGCTTCTTGTACCTTTGCTTGGTTTTCACTGGAAAGAAAGGGCAGGTTTAATTCCTCTGCGGGGGTCGTCCGAATGAATTGCTTTTCAGCATCTTGAACAACGGCAGTAATATGGCGATATAACTTCTTGTTCTTCTTAATTTTTCGGCCCTGATAACGCATGCTACCTTTGTATTTTTGCAATTGCAAAATGGCACGAAAGAGAGTGGACTTGCCGACACCGTTAGCTCCGATGAGAGTTGTAATACCTTGTTGAAAAGTAAAGTCCTCAATTGTAAAAAGTATTTTTTTGTCAAATTGACAGGAAACATGCTGTAATTGTAAGAGAGGGTTTCGCTGGGTATTTTCGCGTGCCAGCTGATAGCTTGGGAGTTCCTTTTTTAAAAGAGCTACATCTCGTTCAAAAATTTCCCCATTTTTTAATTCAACAAGGCAGTCGACATAGTCAGCATAGAGGCTACGATCATGGTCACATAAAATAACAGTCTTCCCCATTTTTGTCAAATCTGCTAGTAAATGAATCAAGCGCTTGCGTGCTATTTGATCGACAGAAGCAAAGGGCTCGTCCAATAGAATAATCTGCGAATCCATAGCCAACAGAACCGCCAGAGAGACTTGTTGCTTTTCTCCACCAGATAAGGTCAGAAAGTCTCGATGAAGCAGGTGCTCTACTTTGCCAAGTGCAATCGCATGCTGGATTTTTTCATCAATCTGGTCAGCGGGTGTCTGGAGATTTTCCAAGGTAAAAATCAATTCTTCATAAAGAGTTGGCATGGTGAATTGACGGCTTGGATTTTGAAACATCATGCTGAGGTAGGTGACTCGTTTATGAATAGGTAAATGAGATAGTAGTGTATCACCTAGTTTGACCTCTCCAGAGAAGTCTAGTTCGTTGAAATTCGTTAAAATCCGAAAAAGGGTTGATTTGCCAGCACCGGTATCGCCAATTAAGAGTGTCATTTTGCCTGTTTCAAAGGCGAAGGTTAAATTTTTAAAGACATCTCTAAAATAAATGTGCTCTAATGCTAGTTTCATCTTATTTACCAGCAGCTTGGTTAATCTTGTCGTAAAGATTCATAATGATTTTAACCAGAACAGCACAGAAGAAGAATACCGAAAGAAAACGAACAACAAACAATGCTAAAACAAACTCGGGTTTGAAAGCATAATAACCAATTTTAAAATATTCATAGGCAAAGCTCAAAAAGGTCGTACCAATG is a window from the Streptococcus anginosus subsp. whileyi MAS624 genome containing:
- a CDS encoding response regulator transcription factor, with protein sequence MATILIIEDNNDIHELLKDLFETEHRVFSAYSGTEGLLVFAQEKIDLVLLDIMLPGKNGDQVLAEIRKSSQIPVVMLTALGEKPLVSQYLLDGANDYIVKPFDLDELFARVTVQLRNHLSQEQSTEIQRIKNIRLSPDTFEVVNGEKRVRLGKKEYQIFQTLLCHPKKIYTKEELFELIWEEAYLPGDNTLNTHLSNLRKKLAQVDDSEEYIETIWGLGVRLKED
- a CDS encoding sensor histidine kinase; its protein translation is MLEFILIMFIGLLGFLLVRYHVAVRNFSQQIREKRETGSQIRLAPQNHTQTIVELANEVEKLFQEIEQTSFIARQEKKTLDMAISNIAHDIRTPLTIASGCTQQLIKGKEENEQLLKIATNLSVVSNRLEALMEYRRLMEGAVRPQFRQIDISKLVAKQMLSFYDAFQKQGIELQVNLQEGLVIKTDPEILERIVQNMLSNVLKHGKETAQLSLIRKDAAIHLSVKNIVRQPIQHLEKLTNRFYSENLSNTEESSGLGLYITQQLVDILGGDLTMKAKGEWFELLIRL
- a CDS encoding ABC transporter permease — its product is MFHTIQADFYRFFRSKGFWITEFFFIITLLSGVLYGVMGNVGVHTDTKALNALEKKSSWTGFEAITKTSGNFSNTIIFIIILVVLLIGIDLTQKLYKNSITSGISRTEFYLSKLFVLASLIVLQLILTYSSFIPATLINGMGTAPKHFLSNFLITIGVQFICTLAWVSLVSFVLYATNSIIAAIFTYFVGVSLLSLPTAFYPDIDWLKYLNMQFYFDMVSKQDMVFKTIIIALLITLLFTFSGLQVFKRKDL
- a CDS encoding ATP-binding cassette domain-containing protein yields the protein METVVNVKHISKRFGQQLALNDVSLTVKQGEIYGLIGKNGAGKTTLIKVITQLIQPNSGTVALFGSSNNSEWTHALKRVGSVIEAPAAYNHLTAYENLNYCCKIRHIPNTDKVIQETLSYVGLTNTGKKKFRDFSLGMKQRLGIAIALLSKPDLMILDEPINGLDPVGIKEFRQLVQRLNEELNMTFIISSHILSELYLVATKFGIIENGHLIKEITKVEFEEDNEDYIVLKTNNLAEASKILHDQLGYRLKVVNATDELHIFTHSHEINKIVQTLGAENVTINEIYYARQDLEKYFTDLVE
- a CDS encoding alpha/beta fold hydrolase; the encoded protein is MIDFNRFTLTIVPISFVENKKESLMKIIFLHGLGQDKHSWDKVRELLPQYDTEALDLFYTNNNIITVSQLEQHLCQELQAINEPFVLVGLSLGGTLALKVGQQFPQLQALVLSGTQYKLSSNLLYKLQLLIFSCLPDSLFKKEGLHKKSFVGLLKDLKNLDLSSQLSAIQLPSLIICGSKDWPNLPSSKKLATALPQADFVTLSGGNHTLNTDHPQEMAAMIERFILQNCEI
- a CDS encoding energy-coupling factor transporter transmembrane component T: MKKEETNVLALLLLLIVLTLEISFVRLTWLNCTIVAGTLTYLIYIRKWWGILWVFLLPLLPALANFWAIQLHGDKSQAIVLFTRSFALAALGMTFLYGVNLNQLLRYWHQKGLPSHFTYGLLVVLNAIPVIQKEIQAVREASLLRDKTLHFWSPIFYIKAIFIAFNWRDSYVEAMYAHGFDETVKRSYYRHFKTPKSASLVCFLTFLIINLTLFIPK
- a CDS encoding ATP-binding cassette domain-containing protein, with product MKLALEHIYFRDVFKNLTFAFETGKMTLLIGDTGAGKSTLFRILTNFNELDFSGEVKLGDTLLSHLPIHKRVTYLSMMFQNPSRQFTMPTLYEELIFTLENLQTPADQIDEKIQHAIALGKVEHLLHRDFLTLSGGEKQQVSLAVLLAMDSQIILLDEPFASVDQIARKRLIHLLADLTKMGKTVILCDHDRSLYADYVDCLVELKNGEIFERDVALLKKELPSYQLARENTQRNPLLQLQHVSCQFDKKILFTIEDFTFQQGITTLIGANGVGKSTLFRAILQLQKYKGSMRYQGRKIKKNKKLYRHITAVVQDAEKQFIRTTPAEELNLPFLSSENQAKVQEALDLFGLEDKMDSGLFHLSGGQKKIIQLLAILTLENPVILMDEPFTGLDKKACDFFANWIKEKAAQQSFIIISHRLEPLDGISDHLVELTSHGLTERRAL